One genomic region from Terriglobus aquaticus encodes:
- a CDS encoding LolA family protein, producing MFKTALATIAVLLSSTAALAATDPALDKVLRQLDAASAKFQSTEADVKDEFYERVVRDTSTQTGSVYFLRSGGGTEMGLAIGQKRISFKNGQGVLYDPNGASKFTSFSAGQNQQKADSFLTLGFGGSGKDLERAWDIKLLGTEQITDGTTPVTVDKLDLVPKDPGVKNTFTHVVIWIDPTRSVSLKQEYTTPEGDKRTVTYSHLRYNTKIDTKKYALPKK from the coding sequence ATGTTCAAGACCGCCCTGGCCACCATTGCCGTTCTGCTCTCCAGCACAGCCGCACTCGCCGCTACCGACCCGGCTCTCGACAAGGTGCTGCGTCAGTTGGACGCTGCCTCAGCGAAGTTCCAGTCCACCGAGGCAGACGTTAAGGATGAGTTCTACGAGAGGGTCGTCCGCGATACCTCGACACAGACCGGCTCCGTGTACTTCCTCCGGTCGGGCGGCGGCACAGAGATGGGTCTCGCGATCGGCCAGAAGCGCATCAGCTTCAAGAACGGGCAAGGCGTACTCTACGATCCGAATGGCGCTTCCAAATTCACCAGCTTCAGTGCCGGCCAGAACCAGCAGAAGGCCGACAGCTTTCTAACCCTGGGCTTTGGTGGCAGCGGCAAAGACCTGGAGCGCGCCTGGGACATCAAGCTGCTCGGCACAGAACAGATCACCGACGGCACAACCCCCGTCACCGTCGACAAGCTCGATCTCGTCCCGAAAGACCCCGGCGTGAAAAACACCTTCACCCACGTCGTCATCTGGATCGACCCGACCCGCAGTGTGAGCCTCAAACAGGAATACACCACACCGGAAGGCGACAAGCGCACCGTCACCTACTCGCACCTGCGCTACAACACCAAGATCGACACCAAGAAGTACGCCCTGCCCAAAAAGTAG
- a CDS encoding tetratricopeptide repeat protein codes for MTGPHRSTPIRIAALALAAISALPIAAQKQDPAPAASAGVATVPSNNGRSSAYYHYGLAQIYEDLATTQGRSDYATQAIEQYKLALSADPSSKMLQDGLAELYFKVGRIREAVQVAQDQVKQSPDDVEAHRLLGRIYFRSLGDVQNGQQSQMLTLATTEYETLVKLEPDSVENHLLLGQLYELAHNSSKAEAQFKAAQALDSGSEDSLLNLARLYSEQGDLQRVVTTLSAVPPEDRTSRMELALGGTYDQLHKPKEAAAAYQRAIDDDPDNLDARRGLASALLTDGQLDAAQDQLKQIVAAEPQDAQSYIRLSEVQRRKGSYDQALTTIKKAEALVPDSLELNYNEALIYDSLGRYSDAEQVLKTALAGPAKYDPNATDGDKTNRGLFLERLGNLYREQGRTADAAAVYEQMVQLGGDLRERGYSDEVDTYRDVHDYAKALQVAQAAATALPKDSDIQTLYAGQLLDTGKVDEAFAIANKQLTGKKEDRGVYLTIAQMYFRLKKYPEAIAAIEKAEVFSQKPDDKIYPLFLRGSIADKQNNIDEAEKDLKALLAIDPNNAAALNSLGYMYADRGVKLTEATAMLKKAVELDPQNYAYLDSLGWAYFKSGQYAMAETELQQAVDRNPNDPTLHDHLGQAMERNGKLKLAVAQWERAQTEYARSLPADIEQDDVTKLHKRLDTARVKLAKNSRETRLTP; via the coding sequence ATGACCGGTCCGCACCGCAGCACACCGATTCGTATTGCCGCACTTGCGCTGGCTGCCATCAGCGCCCTGCCCATCGCCGCGCAGAAACAGGATCCTGCGCCGGCAGCATCCGCCGGGGTAGCGACGGTCCCGTCCAACAACGGTCGCTCGTCCGCTTACTATCACTACGGCCTGGCACAGATCTATGAGGATCTGGCGACGACGCAGGGCCGATCGGACTACGCGACGCAGGCCATCGAGCAGTACAAGCTGGCGCTGTCGGCCGATCCCAGCTCCAAGATGCTGCAGGACGGACTTGCCGAACTGTATTTCAAGGTCGGGCGCATCCGCGAAGCCGTGCAGGTGGCGCAGGACCAGGTGAAGCAGAGCCCGGACGACGTAGAGGCGCATCGGCTGCTCGGCCGCATTTACTTCCGTTCGCTAGGCGACGTGCAGAACGGCCAACAGTCGCAGATGCTGACGCTGGCGACTACCGAGTACGAGACCCTGGTCAAGCTGGAACCGGATTCGGTAGAGAACCACCTGCTGCTGGGCCAGTTGTATGAGCTGGCGCACAACTCAAGCAAGGCGGAAGCGCAGTTCAAGGCAGCGCAGGCGCTGGACTCCGGTTCGGAAGATTCGCTGCTGAACCTGGCACGGCTCTATAGCGAGCAGGGCGACCTGCAACGCGTGGTGACGACGCTGTCTGCCGTCCCGCCAGAGGATCGTACCTCGCGTATGGAGCTTGCGCTTGGCGGAACCTACGATCAGTTGCACAAGCCGAAAGAGGCCGCAGCCGCCTACCAGCGTGCGATCGATGACGACCCTGACAACCTGGATGCTCGTCGCGGACTGGCAAGTGCGCTGTTGACCGACGGCCAGTTGGACGCGGCGCAGGACCAGCTGAAGCAGATTGTCGCTGCCGAACCGCAGGACGCGCAGAGCTACATCCGCCTGTCGGAGGTGCAGCGCCGGAAGGGAAGCTACGACCAGGCGCTGACCACGATCAAGAAGGCGGAAGCGCTTGTCCCGGATTCGCTGGAGTTGAATTACAACGAAGCGCTGATTTATGACTCGCTGGGCCGCTACAGCGACGCGGAGCAGGTGCTGAAAACCGCACTTGCCGGGCCGGCAAAGTACGACCCGAATGCGACGGACGGGGACAAGACGAATCGCGGCCTCTTCCTGGAGCGGCTGGGAAATCTGTACCGCGAGCAGGGCCGCACTGCGGATGCCGCCGCGGTGTACGAGCAGATGGTGCAACTGGGTGGCGACCTGCGCGAGCGCGGCTATAGCGATGAGGTGGATACCTATCGGGATGTGCACGACTACGCTAAGGCGTTGCAGGTGGCACAGGCCGCCGCTACGGCTCTGCCGAAAGACAGCGACATTCAGACGCTGTACGCGGGGCAGTTGCTGGACACCGGCAAGGTGGACGAGGCTTTCGCCATCGCCAACAAGCAGTTGACCGGCAAGAAAGAAGACCGCGGCGTGTACCTGACGATCGCGCAAATGTACTTCCGGCTGAAGAAGTACCCGGAGGCGATTGCCGCGATTGAGAAGGCCGAAGTGTTCTCGCAAAAGCCGGACGATAAGATCTACCCGCTGTTTTTGCGCGGCAGCATTGCAGACAAGCAGAACAACATTGACGAGGCGGAGAAGGACCTGAAGGCTCTGCTCGCGATCGATCCGAACAATGCGGCGGCGTTGAACAGCCTGGGCTATATGTATGCGGATCGTGGAGTGAAGCTGACTGAAGCGACGGCGATGCTGAAGAAAGCGGTCGAGCTGGACCCGCAGAACTACGCCTATCTGGATTCGCTGGGCTGGGCGTACTTCAAATCGGGCCAGTACGCGATGGCGGAAACCGAGCTGCAGCAGGCGGTCGATCGCAACCCGAATGATCCGACGCTGCACGACCACCTGGGTCAGGCCATGGAGCGCAACGGCAAGTTGAAGCTGGCCGTCGCACAGTGGGAGCGCGCACAGACAGAGTATGCGCGATCGCTGCCCGCGGACATCGAGCAGGACGATGTGACGAAGCTGCACAAGCGCCTGGATACCGCGCGGGTGAAGCTGGCGAAGAACTCGCGGGAAACCCGCTTGACGCCGTAG
- the purH gene encoding bifunctional phosphoribosylaminoimidazolecarboxamide formyltransferase/IMP cyclohydrolase — translation MNPSNPVRRALISVTDKTGIVEFSRRLHALGVELVSTGGTAAALRGEGLPVRDISDLTGFPEMLDGRVKTLHPKVHGGILHIRGKAEHVAAVEQHGIEPIDMVVVNLYAFEKTAAKPGVLFHEVVENIDIGGPSMVRSAAKNFEDVAIVTSPGDYDSIAAEMESAQGALSLGTRWRLAKAAFATTAAYDTAIANALGELEAPTGEASQPALRDRAAGMPSAIRINLPMLQPLRYGENPHQAAAVYTDGSGKGIANARQLQGKELSFNNLVDLDACWELAGEFDRPAVAIIKHTNPCGAAQGADVRDAYLRALAADPVSAFGGVIGINREVDAAAAEEIAKLFVEAIVAPSFTPEAVERFAAKKNLRLLQIVPAETKFVFKQVSGGALLQGADRGTLGESDLKVMTQRKPTDDEMAALRFAWTVCKHVKSNAIVYARAEGGFGQTVGVGAGQMSRVDAARFGAQKAVLPTAGSVAASDAFFPFADGLEVVAAAGATAVIQPGGSVRDAEVIAAADRLGLAMVFTGMRHFRHG, via the coding sequence ATGAATCCCTCAAACCCTGTGCGTCGCGCGCTGATCAGCGTGACCGATAAGACCGGTATTGTTGAGTTTTCGCGGCGCCTGCATGCGCTGGGTGTGGAGCTGGTCTCGACCGGCGGGACGGCTGCGGCGCTGCGCGGCGAAGGCCTGCCGGTGCGTGACATCAGCGATCTGACCGGCTTTCCGGAGATGCTCGACGGCCGGGTGAAGACCCTCCATCCCAAGGTGCATGGCGGCATTCTGCACATCCGCGGCAAGGCCGAGCATGTGGCGGCAGTCGAGCAGCACGGCATTGAGCCCATCGACATGGTGGTGGTGAACCTGTACGCGTTTGAAAAGACGGCTGCGAAGCCGGGCGTGCTGTTTCACGAGGTGGTCGAGAACATCGACATTGGCGGCCCCAGCATGGTGCGCTCGGCGGCGAAAAATTTTGAGGACGTCGCGATTGTGACGAGCCCGGGCGATTACGACTCGATCGCGGCGGAAATGGAGTCGGCTCAAGGAGCGCTGAGTCTCGGCACGCGCTGGCGCTTGGCCAAGGCGGCGTTTGCCACCACGGCGGCGTACGACACCGCAATCGCCAATGCGCTGGGAGAGTTGGAGGCGCCCACCGGCGAGGCTTCGCAACCGGCGCTGCGGGACCGGGCGGCGGGGATGCCGTCCGCGATCCGGATCAATCTGCCGATGCTGCAGCCGCTGCGGTACGGAGAGAACCCGCACCAGGCAGCGGCGGTCTACACCGACGGCTCCGGCAAGGGCATCGCGAACGCGCGGCAACTACAGGGCAAGGAGTTGTCGTTCAACAACCTGGTCGACCTGGATGCCTGCTGGGAGCTTGCAGGCGAGTTCGATCGCCCCGCGGTAGCGATTATCAAGCACACTAACCCTTGCGGCGCTGCCCAGGGCGCGGATGTGCGCGACGCCTACCTGCGAGCGCTGGCAGCCGATCCGGTGTCGGCGTTTGGCGGTGTCATCGGCATCAACCGCGAGGTGGACGCCGCGGCAGCCGAGGAGATCGCGAAGCTGTTCGTCGAGGCGATCGTGGCGCCGTCGTTCACGCCAGAGGCGGTGGAGCGCTTCGCGGCCAAGAAAAACCTGCGGCTGCTGCAGATCGTTCCGGCAGAGACGAAGTTTGTGTTCAAGCAGGTTTCAGGCGGCGCGCTGTTGCAGGGAGCGGATCGCGGGACGCTGGGCGAGTCTGATCTGAAAGTGATGACGCAGCGAAAGCCGACGGACGACGAAATGGCAGCCCTGCGCTTTGCCTGGACGGTGTGCAAACACGTGAAGTCGAACGCGATTGTGTATGCGCGAGCGGAGGGTGGGTTCGGCCAGACCGTTGGCGTGGGCGCCGGGCAGATGAGCCGGGTGGACGCGGCCCGCTTCGGGGCGCAGAAGGCCGTACTGCCGACCGCCGGCAGTGTCGCCGCATCCGATGCATTCTTCCCGTTCGCGGACGGCCTGGAAGTGGTGGCAGCCGCTGGCGCGACGGCGGTGATTCAGCCAGGCGGCAGCGTGCGGGATGCCGAGGTGATCGCCGCGGCGGACCGGCTGGGACTTGCCATGGTATTCACGGGCATGCGACATTTCCGCCACGGCTAA
- a CDS encoding dihydroorotate dehydrogenase, with product MAVTVAGVRLRNPVIAASGTFGYGVEFEDILSLERIGAFVTKGLSREPMAGNAAPRIIETAAGMINAIGLQNVGVEAFVRDKLPAIRAMKQVVCIANVFGFTVEDCVAVMERLNDADGVAMYELNASCPNTKHGGMVFGTDPEALAELVSRTKAVSKRPLMVKLSPNVTNIALMARVAQEAGADAVSLVNTFVSLAIDVKSRRPRIANVTGGLSGPAIKPIAVRMVWEAAKAVQIPVVGLGGIAKPEDAVEFLLAGATAVQVGTASYADPRAVEKIATGLKKWCASNSVAQVSELTGGLRL from the coding sequence ATGGCGGTCACGGTTGCGGGCGTTCGGCTGCGCAACCCGGTGATCGCCGCCAGCGGAACCTTCGGCTACGGCGTGGAGTTCGAGGACATCCTGTCCCTGGAGCGCATTGGCGCGTTTGTGACCAAAGGCTTGTCGCGCGAGCCCATGGCTGGGAACGCAGCGCCGCGCATCATCGAGACCGCGGCGGGCATGATCAACGCCATCGGCCTGCAGAATGTTGGAGTGGAGGCGTTCGTTCGCGACAAGCTGCCAGCAATCCGCGCGATGAAGCAGGTGGTCTGCATTGCAAACGTGTTCGGGTTCACCGTGGAGGACTGCGTTGCGGTGATGGAGCGCCTGAACGACGCGGACGGCGTTGCAATGTATGAGCTGAACGCGAGCTGCCCGAATACGAAGCATGGCGGCATGGTCTTTGGCACGGACCCCGAGGCGCTGGCGGAATTGGTGAGCCGGACGAAGGCGGTTTCTAAGCGTCCGTTGATGGTGAAGCTCTCGCCTAACGTCACCAACATCGCGCTGATGGCGCGCGTGGCGCAGGAGGCTGGCGCGGATGCGGTTTCGCTGGTGAATACGTTTGTGTCGCTGGCCATCGATGTGAAGTCGCGGCGGCCGCGCATTGCCAACGTAACCGGCGGACTGAGCGGACCGGCGATTAAGCCGATCGCGGTGCGCATGGTGTGGGAGGCGGCGAAGGCCGTGCAGATTCCGGTGGTCGGCTTGGGCGGCATTGCAAAGCCGGAGGACGCAGTGGAGTTTCTGCTGGCAGGCGCGACGGCAGTACAGGTGGGAACGGCGAGCTATGCCGATCCGCGCGCGGTGGAAAAGATCGCGACGGGCCTGAAGAAATGGTGCGCGTCGAACAGTGTCGCGCAGGTCAGCGAACTGACCGGCGGGCTGCGGCTGTAG
- a CDS encoding Asd/ArgC dimerization domain-containing protein, with translation MREDTHRIVVVGASSLLGREIAEELNAGPLGSGTVVLLDSDAEPGKLEDIGGEASVLQAVEPASFEGADAVIFATAADAGRYWEDAVRFGAAAIDATGTVRGLPVLSPRVRDHTTLSLETTGVAAAHPAATMLAAVLVPLHKAGLLQDAYATVLQPASENGAAALDELHQQTISLLSFQTVPTEQHDVQVAFNLLGRLGEDAKFEVASTKSLVERQLGSLLDGAPAPMLQWVQAPAFHGYAVSLFVKAGEAASLETVEEALRSDLIEPVAADDPPASNIAAAGQDKILVESAADSSGVLRFWIVADNLKLLAQTAVGCAIELLRMRPSGVVQ, from the coding sequence ATGAGAGAAGACACACACCGGATCGTGGTGGTTGGGGCGTCGTCCCTGCTGGGCCGCGAGATCGCGGAAGAGTTGAACGCGGGCCCGCTGGGCTCGGGCACGGTCGTGTTGCTGGATAGCGATGCCGAACCGGGCAAGCTGGAGGACATCGGCGGCGAAGCGTCGGTGTTGCAGGCCGTCGAGCCGGCATCGTTCGAGGGTGCGGATGCCGTGATCTTTGCAACTGCGGCAGACGCGGGCCGCTACTGGGAAGATGCGGTGCGATTCGGGGCAGCGGCCATCGACGCAACGGGAACGGTGCGCGGGCTGCCGGTGCTTTCGCCACGGGTGCGGGACCATACGACTTTGTCGCTGGAGACCACTGGAGTTGCTGCGGCTCATCCTGCCGCGACTATGCTCGCAGCCGTGCTGGTGCCGCTGCACAAGGCGGGTCTGCTGCAGGACGCATATGCGACGGTGCTGCAGCCCGCCAGCGAGAACGGTGCTGCGGCGCTGGATGAACTGCATCAGCAGACGATCAGCCTTCTTTCCTTCCAGACGGTGCCTACCGAGCAGCACGACGTGCAGGTCGCGTTCAACCTGCTGGGGCGTCTGGGCGAGGATGCGAAGTTCGAGGTTGCAAGCACGAAGTCCCTGGTGGAGCGGCAGCTTGGGTCGCTGCTGGACGGTGCGCCGGCCCCAATGCTGCAGTGGGTGCAGGCGCCGGCCTTCCATGGCTATGCGGTGTCGTTGTTCGTCAAAGCAGGTGAGGCGGCAAGCCTGGAAACGGTTGAGGAAGCGCTGCGGAGCGACCTGATCGAGCCCGTGGCGGCGGACGATCCACCGGCGTCGAACATTGCGGCGGCGGGGCAGGACAAGATCCTAGTGGAATCTGCCGCGGACAGTTCCGGTGTGTTGCGGTTCTGGATCGTTGCCGACAACCTGAAGCTGCTGGCGCAAACCGCGGTGGGATGCGCGATCGAACTGCTGCGTATGCGGCCGAGCGGTGTAGTGCAGTAA
- a CDS encoding alkaline phosphatase family protein, whose translation MRLLSCALAAAALLLPSAAVHADAYNGSPKLAIILVFDQFRGDYLDRYRADFHAKNGWNLFLKQGAHFTDCYYDYANLVTAAGHSTIGTGSYTNGHGIPLNQWWVTGPNGVPHEITSVEDTRYTMVGMPAGQPVSPGASPHNELASTVGDELELATNGKAKVYGVSFKDRAAILTSGHASKGAFWTDHTSGAWITSTYWMQQLPPWAAAFNASKRAAEARREAHADTGEFYDRVGRTPASVSYQLDFAKALIQGEQMGRNPAGVTDMLTLSISSTDILGHGVGPDSPEQRAMIDAADAQLDAFFTWLDSYVGLQNVVVALSGDHGVAPTEQQSARIGMPGAAFSAPKMIAFVEAALEKRFPQVDRHGRSLVLSPELPWLQIQPEPFQAAGVKEEDAEEATAEAVRSFFAEQELAAAGHAVSAERLPESQRVRAVYTASQMRDGRLPNDPYGLRVQNSYSPYVRWAVHMNLGLFQYPGSAAGAGHYSQNAYDRHVPLDLFGAAFVPGTYHDPVAPVDIAATFASLLRLNQPSASVGHVLTQVMRPEAAGSTGPVTGAGH comes from the coding sequence ATGCGCCTCCTTTCCTGCGCCCTTGCAGCCGCCGCTCTGCTGCTGCCTTCTGCCGCCGTGCATGCAGACGCGTATAACGGCTCGCCCAAGCTGGCGATCATCCTGGTGTTTGACCAGTTTCGCGGCGATTACCTGGACCGGTACCGCGCGGACTTTCACGCAAAGAATGGCTGGAACCTGTTTCTGAAGCAGGGCGCGCACTTCACGGATTGCTATTACGACTATGCCAACCTGGTGACGGCGGCGGGGCACTCGACCATCGGCACCGGAAGCTACACCAATGGGCATGGCATTCCGCTGAACCAGTGGTGGGTAACGGGACCGAACGGTGTGCCGCACGAGATTACCAGCGTGGAAGACACGCGGTACACGATGGTTGGCATGCCTGCCGGGCAGCCGGTGTCTCCGGGAGCGTCGCCACACAACGAGCTGGCGTCGACCGTGGGCGATGAATTGGAGCTGGCAACGAACGGCAAGGCCAAGGTGTACGGTGTGTCGTTCAAGGATCGCGCCGCGATCCTGACGAGTGGTCATGCAAGCAAGGGTGCGTTCTGGACGGACCACACCAGCGGTGCCTGGATCACGTCGACGTACTGGATGCAGCAGTTGCCGCCGTGGGCCGCGGCGTTCAACGCATCGAAGCGCGCGGCGGAGGCCCGCCGGGAGGCGCACGCGGACACGGGTGAGTTCTATGACCGGGTGGGTCGCACACCGGCGTCGGTCAGCTATCAACTGGACTTCGCGAAGGCCCTGATCCAGGGCGAACAGATGGGCAGGAACCCGGCCGGTGTCACAGATATGCTGACGCTGTCGATCTCGTCGACGGACATCCTGGGCCATGGTGTGGGGCCGGACTCGCCGGAGCAGCGCGCCATGATCGATGCGGCGGACGCGCAACTGGACGCCTTCTTCACTTGGCTCGACAGCTATGTGGGGCTGCAGAATGTGGTGGTCGCCCTGAGCGGCGATCATGGCGTGGCACCGACCGAGCAGCAATCGGCACGGATCGGTATGCCGGGCGCTGCTTTCTCTGCCCCGAAGATGATCGCGTTTGTCGAGGCGGCGCTGGAAAAGCGTTTTCCGCAGGTGGATCGGCATGGACGGTCGCTGGTGCTGAGCCCGGAACTGCCCTGGCTGCAGATTCAGCCGGAGCCATTCCAGGCTGCTGGTGTGAAGGAAGAGGACGCAGAGGAGGCAACGGCTGAGGCGGTACGCAGCTTCTTCGCGGAGCAGGAGCTTGCGGCGGCGGGACACGCCGTGTCCGCGGAAAGGCTGCCGGAATCGCAACGGGTGCGGGCGGTCTACACGGCGTCGCAGATGCGCGATGGACGGTTGCCGAACGATCCGTATGGACTGCGTGTGCAGAACAGCTATTCGCCCTATGTCCGTTGGGCCGTGCACATGAACCTGGGGCTGTTCCAATATCCGGGATCGGCCGCGGGGGCAGGACACTATTCACAGAACGCGTATGACCGGCACGTTCCGCTGGATCTGTTCGGCGCGGCATTTGTGCCTGGGACGTATCACGACCCGGTCGCGCCGGTAGACATCGCAGCGACGTTTGCATCGCTGCTGCGGCTGAATCAGCCCTCGGCTTCGGTCGGCCATGTGCTTACGCAGGTGATGCGGCCAGAGGCGGCGGGCTCGACCGGTCCGGTAACTGGAGCGGGGCATTGA
- the serS gene encoding serine--tRNA ligase, whose amino-acid sequence MLDLAFVRANLPAVEAALRARNADPAALLGNFGDLDRQRREAITAAESLKAERNRLSEQIGKKKRAGEDATELSEQVRSLREQGESHEQQAAALDTRLRQILEAIPNLPNATVPQGSDEHANELVKTVGEPTKFDFTPKPHWELGEALNILDFDRAAKVSGSRFAFQYGAGARLERALANFMLDLHTREHGYTEVLPPYMVNSRSLFGTGQLPKFAEDLFHCDDRGAFTPGELQENDHWLIPTAEVPLTNILRDETVDESALTLSLCAYTPCFRSEAGSYGRDVRGMIRQHQFQKVEMVKITTPDKSYDELEQMTRNAETVLERLGLPYRRMLLCTGDMGFSSAKTYDLEVWLPGQGLYREISSCSNCEAFQARRANIRFRPVGAKKSEYVHTLNGSGLAVGRTYLAVLENYQQADGSIRIPDALVPYMGGQTVITAQSAITAGAHA is encoded by the coding sequence ATGCTCGATCTTGCTTTTGTGCGGGCCAACCTCCCCGCCGTGGAAGCTGCCCTGCGCGCCCGCAACGCCGACCCCGCGGCCCTGCTGGGCAACTTCGGCGATCTGGACCGGCAGCGGCGCGAAGCGATCACCGCCGCCGAATCGCTCAAGGCGGAGCGCAACCGCCTCTCCGAACAGATTGGAAAGAAAAAGCGCGCCGGCGAAGATGCCACCGAACTGTCGGAGCAGGTGCGCAGCCTGCGCGAACAGGGCGAGTCGCACGAACAGCAGGCCGCCGCGCTCGACACTCGCCTGCGCCAGATCCTGGAAGCAATTCCGAACCTGCCGAACGCAACCGTTCCGCAGGGTTCTGATGAACACGCAAACGAGCTGGTCAAGACCGTCGGCGAGCCGACCAAATTCGATTTCACACCCAAGCCGCACTGGGAACTCGGCGAAGCCCTGAATATCCTCGACTTCGACCGCGCCGCCAAGGTCAGCGGCTCCCGCTTCGCCTTTCAGTACGGCGCCGGCGCTCGGCTGGAACGCGCCCTGGCCAACTTCATGCTCGACCTGCACACCCGCGAGCACGGCTACACCGAGGTGCTGCCGCCCTACATGGTCAATTCGCGGTCTCTTTTCGGCACCGGCCAATTGCCCAAGTTCGCCGAAGACCTCTTCCACTGCGATGATCGCGGCGCGTTCACTCCCGGCGAACTGCAAGAGAACGACCACTGGCTTATCCCGACTGCGGAAGTGCCGCTGACGAACATCCTGCGCGATGAAACCGTCGACGAATCGGCGCTCACGCTTTCCCTGTGTGCCTACACGCCCTGCTTTCGGTCCGAGGCCGGCTCCTACGGCCGCGACGTGCGCGGCATGATCCGCCAGCACCAGTTCCAGAAGGTGGAGATGGTCAAGATCACCACGCCGGACAAGAGCTATGACGAACTCGAACAGATGACGCGCAACGCCGAGACCGTTCTGGAACGTCTGGGCCTGCCCTACCGCCGCATGCTGCTCTGCACCGGCGACATGGGCTTCTCGTCCGCCAAGACGTATGACCTCGAAGTCTGGCTGCCGGGCCAGGGTCTCTACCGCGAGATCAGCTCCTGTTCCAACTGCGAAGCCTTCCAGGCGCGCCGGGCCAACATCCGCTTCCGCCCCGTAGGCGCAAAGAAGTCGGAATACGTCCACACGCTCAACGGCTCCGGCCTGGCAGTAGGCCGCACCTATCTGGCCGTGCTGGAGAACTACCAGCAGGCGGACGGCAGTATCCGCATTCCCGACGCTCTGGTCCCCTACATGGGTGGGCAGACGGTCATCACGGCGCAGTCGGCCATCACCGCGGGAGCGCATGCCTGA
- the dgt gene encoding dGTP triphosphohydrolase, whose translation MKGSVQHDIAGTAATGLSRLSVWGAAEQALSPRVWDEPVQAKLSPFEQDRQRIVQARAFRRLAGKTQVFTSRESDHFRSRLTHTIEVVQIAREVARALRLNEELVEALALVHDIGHPPFGHAGERALDRCLREHGGRFDHNLHALRIVEHFEDWYAAHRGLNLTLGVREGIIKHSRDYAAEEYPELDAYYLGQRPPLEAQLIDLADEIAYLTADLDDGVESGLLEIEHICDHIGIMGRAYDRMRDLHPTVDRKFLFHEALQWMQDELTADLIATMRRRVDDAGLATLDEVRQFPERIAVFSPEMEAMRLQEKRYLHDHLYTCSTLEAEHEKADNVVALLFHFFLQHPDRMPPSYVEESKTEGLPRVIADYIAGMTDSYILQQFWMASKLRRGRA comes from the coding sequence GTGAAGGGATCTGTTCAGCACGACATAGCCGGCACAGCCGCAACTGGTCTGAGCCGGCTGTCAGTGTGGGGTGCCGCGGAACAGGCGCTGTCGCCGCGCGTGTGGGATGAGCCGGTGCAGGCGAAGCTGTCGCCTTTTGAACAGGACCGGCAGCGCATTGTGCAGGCGCGTGCGTTCCGGCGCCTTGCCGGCAAGACGCAGGTCTTCACCAGCCGCGAGAGCGATCACTTTCGGTCGCGGCTGACCCACACGATCGAGGTGGTGCAGATTGCGCGTGAAGTTGCGCGTGCCCTCCGGCTGAACGAAGAGCTGGTCGAAGCGCTGGCGCTGGTGCACGACATCGGCCATCCGCCCTTCGGCCATGCGGGCGAGCGTGCGCTGGATCGATGCCTGCGCGAGCATGGTGGCCGGTTCGATCACAATCTGCACGCGCTGCGCATTGTGGAACACTTTGAAGACTGGTACGCCGCGCACCGCGGTTTGAACCTGACGCTGGGCGTGCGCGAGGGCATCATCAAGCACTCGCGCGATTATGCGGCGGAGGAGTACCCGGAGCTCGATGCGTACTACCTGGGTCAGCGTCCGCCGCTTGAGGCGCAGTTGATCGACCTGGCCGATGAAATCGCCTACCTGACGGCGGATCTGGACGACGGTGTGGAGTCGGGTCTGCTGGAAATCGAGCACATCTGCGATCACATCGGCATTATGGGCCGGGCGTACGATCGCATGCGCGATCTGCACCCGACGGTGGATCGCAAGTTCCTGTTTCACGAAGCGCTGCAGTGGATGCAGGACGAACTGACGGCTGACCTGATTGCGACCATGCGCCGCCGAGTGGACGATGCCGGCCTAGCGACCCTGGATGAGGTGCGGCAGTTCCCGGAGAGGATCGCCGTCTTTTCTCCGGAAATGGAGGCGATGCGCCTGCAGGAGAAGCGTTACCTGCACGATCACCTGTACACCTGCTCGACGCTGGAGGCGGAACACGAAAAGGCCGACAACGTCGTAGCGCTGCTGTTTCATTTCTTTCTGCAGCATCCTGACCGCATGCCGCCCAGCTATGTGGAGGAGAGCAAGACCGAAGGGCTGCCGCGCGTGATCGCCGACTACATCGCAGGCATGACGGACAGCTACATCCTGCAGCAGTTCTGGATGGCTTCGAAGCTGCGCAGGGGGCGTGCTTAG